In Oncorhynchus masou masou isolate Uvic2021 chromosome 10, UVic_Omas_1.1, whole genome shotgun sequence, a single genomic region encodes these proteins:
- the LOC135547716 gene encoding zinc finger protein 804A-like: MACYYIVISSTHLSNGHFRNIKGVFRGPLSKNGNKNLDYAEKERTTTMAKALEDLKANFYCDLCDKQYYKHQEFDNHINSYDHAHKQRLKELKQREFARNVASKTRKDERKQERALRRMHELAEQRREVHCAPGSGPKFKSTTVAVEGRDICTGGPSEESNNSTVLETGTHNYTSTGTGLATNSKTQKTLYWPYTGKAKKQTYNRHKIAFSFSFPKKASMKLKSSASVFCDNTEEGSKECVRRQKLRMPLVELNILDSPTAEEKGLGHGTVEAIDTQPGDLSSNSVSFSEWSQRPSDALATSDIPMPPQCSHLCSVLVNSEDMARPYVSSVSQLPASPGNPDTVLDRPNSEETQRNSPTEAEPETSKLQQDHKIEESVCGEEDSSISSFSSDFLSGSDGPPENGFSSQSSQCPGTVREEQKGEDITVVVKTLSFTKPSQPFFSVLSRDGNTVLQWPTEMLTFTRTEPCLSYSCNPLHFDFRASQQWQSRAKVSVGDSQSNLSVALCISSTSVCAEEPTDVDNKHNNKACSGPNHQSPIRDGREAVKRKDCLICEHHTSDTDTESCSLRLKRHSSDGYSRHSKGRTQSEKRAAGGEKWKSRDRRHYRSHKKKGRRRRRRGMRGGGEEEEEHHRERETDGGLESNTEKCNKFQRRSECWEGLDSQFRVPTSQQVQPLEKSKQSAEDSGCAAPFAAEDRETERERERKRVVERDRVVEREEERRRQETAGRVNGSAGSLSLSDEKVFGKSVRRDPVHPSTEQINTAGHGSKSSQSQNDTPCPEKPPGVVRQNPSRVMTVTAPESLVTITQKVSMALSPERLGEDLCESRALKRKRTASMSLADKEQGLDLQGPCTQCQPAVMVEPSRPVLCTQCQSTVEESNWPDGSMGEERSAWSCCVSCGGEGRQRKRQRASSYTPHISDLPVGHNVLIADLPVGHNVHISDPPVGHNVHISDPPVGHNVHISDPPVGHNVLISDPPVGHNVHISDPPVGHNVHISDPPVGHNVHISDPPVGHNVHMAEPPLDVLSVDRCELNVQSENLVNTAVEYLEVKGQLASCSALSQPAVEHDSKSMGGSPRLQIQNNVPGMKEECSLSPSQTGPVRDPPNPPEIIGITNENKNNTVCLPNSSTVSLPIMVRHIGMGNMGQDCITRKSVAVAAQVSPLGVREIIPLSIPQMFHRQKTSLDKSCQHSPQSHPTHQECHSPQHTQIQRFHPGVRVQDERGFMESLSPGVTNVTAGPFHNHRPPCFHPHHLPDGMEKHHCLVQIQTHRHVLHHHQQHQMFPGKMKQVLSGSPVAVSTSCPPMLHPVHLSPSPMSPMPTRSITIRHTILHHQHHHRAAFLPAHPQPTLLPHVLPVPVSSLPIGAEMCPSGPYPPPFVTSPPQLSVMAPPSLHHHPMAMTFHAMPRPAMFPSMLQPHPHPTVIPLQPMF, from the coding sequence CGCTCCAGGCAGTGGCCCCAAGTTCAAGTCCACTACGGTGGCAGTGGAGGGCAGAGACATCTGTACCGGTGGCCCTTCAGAGGAGTCCAACAACTCCACAGTTCTGGAGACAGGAACCCACAACTACACCAGCACCGGCACTGGCCTGGCCACCAACAGCAAGACCCAGAAAACACTATACTGGCCTTACACGGGAAAGGCCAAGAAACAGACTTACAACAGGCACAAAATAGCATTCTCATTCTCCTTCCCAAAGAAAGCATCCATGAAGCTGAAATCTTCGGCCTCCGTGTTCTGTGACAACACAGAGGAGGGTTCCAAAGAATGTGTCAGAAGACAGAAGCTCAGAATGCCCCTTGTTGAGTTGAACATTCTGGACTCTCCTACTGCAGAGGAAAAGGGACTGGGTCATGGGACTGTGGAGGCTATTGACACACAGCCTGGTGATCTCAGCTCAAACAGTGTTAGTTTTAGTGAGTGGAGCCAGAGGCCATCAGATGCACTAGCCACGTCCGACATCCCGATGCCACCACAGTGCTCACATTTGTGTTCTGTGCTAGTTAACTCTGAGGATATGGCCAGACCGTATGTGTCCTCCGTCTCCCAATTACCTGCATCCCCAGGTAACCCAGACACAGTACTAGATAGACCGAACTCTGAGGAAACACAGAGAAACAGCCCAACAGAGGCCGAGCCGGAAACAAGCAAACTCCAACAAGATCATAAAATAGAGGAGAGTGTCTGTGGGGAAGAGGACTCCTCCATTAGCAGTTTCTCTTCTGATTTCCTCTCCGGTTCTGATGGTCCCCCTGAGAACGGCTTCTCCTCTCAATCCTCTCAGTGTCctgggactgtgagagaggaacagaaaggaGAAGACATTACAGTGGTGGTGAAGACCCTGTCTTTCACCAAGCCCAGCCAGCCCTTCTTCTCTGTGCTCAGCAGAGATGGAAACACTGTTCTCCAGTGGCCTACAGAGATGTTGACCTTCACCAGGACAGAgccctgtctctcctacagctgCAACCCCCTCCATTTTGACTTTAGGGCCTCACAGCAGTGGCAGAGCAGGGCGAAGGTTAGTGTTGGTGACAGTCAGAGTAATTTATCTGTGGCTTTGTGTATCAGCTCAACCTCTGTCTGCGCTGAGGAACCAACAGATGTTGACAACAAGCACAACAACAAGGCCTGCTCTGGCCCAAACCATCAGAGCCCTATCAGAGACGGCAGGGAGGCAGTGAAGAGGAAGGATTGTCTCATATGTGAGCACCACACGagtgacacagacacagaaaGTTGCAGCTTGCGACTTAAGAGACACAGCAGTGACGGATATAGTAGGCACTCAAAAGGTAGGACTCAATCTGAGAAAAGAGCAGCAGGTGGCGAGAAATGGAAATCCAGAGACAGGCGCCATTATAGGAGCCacaagaagaaggggaggaggaggaggaggagggggatgagaggagggggtgaggaagaagaggagcaccacagagagagggagacggatgGAGGGTTGGAGAGCAATACAGAGAAATGCAACAAATTTCAGAGACGGTCTGAGTGTTGGGAAGGACTTGATAGCCAATTTAGAGTCCCCACTTCACAGCAAGTGCAGCCATTAGAGAAGTCAAAGCAATCGGCTGAGGACAGTGGCTGCGCTGCTCCCTTTGCTGCGGAGgacagggagacggagagagagagggagaggaagcgtGTGGTGGAGAGGGACCGGGttgtggagagggaggaagagagaagaagacaggAAACAGCAGGCAGAGTAAACGGCTCAGCGGGCAGCCTCAGCCTCTCGGATGAAAAGGTGTTTGGGAAGAGCGTCAGGAGAGACCCGGTCCATCCATCAACAGAACAGATAAACACTGCAGGGCATGGCTCAAAGAGCTCCCAGAGTCAGAACGACACCCCTTGCCCTGAGAAACCTCCTGGGGTTGTTAGACAAAACCCAAGCAGAGTGATGACAGTCACGGCACCAGAGAGCTTAGTCACCATTACCCAAAAAGTAAGCATGGCCCTTTCACCCGAGAGGCTTGGTGAAGACTTGTGTGAGAGCAGGGCCCTGAAACGGAAAAGGACAGCATCAATGTCTCTGGCTGATAAGGAGCAGGGCCTTGACCTCCAGGGTCCATGCACTCAGTGTCAGCCAGCTGTAATGGTAGAGCCCAGTAGGCCAGTCCTATGTACCCAGTGTCAGTCAACTGTGGAAGAGTCCAATTGGCCAGATGGTTCAATGGGTGAGGAGCGGTCTGCTTGGTCTTGCTGTGTTTcttgtggtggggaggggagacagaggaagagacagagagcgtcCAGTTATACTCCTCACATCTCAGACCTTCCTGTAGGTCACAATGTTCTCATCGCAGACCTTCCTGTAGGTCACAATGTTCACATCTCagaccctcctgtaggtcacAATGTTCACATTTCagaccctcctgtaggtcacAATGTTCACATCTCagaccctcctgtaggtcacAATGTTCTCATCTCagaccctcctgtaggtcacAATGTTCACATTTCagaccctcctgtaggtcacAATGTTCACATCTCagaccctcctgtaggtcacAATGTTCACATCTCagaccctcctgtaggtcacAATGTTCACATGGCAGAACCTCCTCTGGACGTACTGTCGGTTGACAGATGTGAGCTGAACGTCCAGAGTGAGAATCTAGTGAATACAGCTGTGGAATATCTTGAGGTTAAAGGTCAACTTGCCAGCTGCAGTGCCTTGAGTCAGCCAGCTGTAGAGCACGACAGTAAGTCAATGGGAGGCTCTCCTCGGCTCCAGATTCAGAACAATGTTCCCGGCATGAAAGAAGAATGTTCCTTGTCTCCCTCTCAAACTGGACCTGTAAGAGATCCCCCAAATCCCCCAGAAATAATTGGTATTACTaatgaaaacaaaaacaacactGTTTGCCTCCCCAACTCTTCCACTGTTTCTCTCCCGATCATGGTACGTCATATAGGAATGGGTAACATGGGACAAGATTGTATAACAAGGAAATCAGTGGCAGTGGCTGCCCAGGTCAGTCCACTGGGTGTGAGAGAGATCATCCCCCTGTCCATCCCACAGATGTTTCACAGACAGAAAACCAGTTTGGACAAGTCATGTCAGCACAGTCCCCAGAGCCACCCCACCCACCAGGAGTGCCACAGCCCCCAGCATACCCAGATTCAGAGGTTTCAtcctggggttagggttcaggACGAGAGAGGGTTCATGGAGAGCCTGAGTCCTGGCGTTACTAACGTTACAGCTGGCCCCTTCCACAATCACAGACCACCATGTTTCCATCCGCATCACCTGCCTGACGGTATGGAGAAACACCACTGTCTCGTTCAGATCCAGACCCACAGGCACGTCCTACACCACCATCAGCAACATCAGATGTTCCCTGGAAAGATGAAGCAAGTTCTGTCTGGGTCTCCTGTCGCGGTGTCCACCTCCTGTCCTCCCATGCTCCATCCCGTCCACCTGTCTCCATCCCCCATGTCCCCCATGCCAACCAGGTCCATCACTATCCGACACACCATTCTCCATCACCAGCATCACCACCGTGCAGCCTTCCTCCCTGCTCACCCCCAACCAACTCTCTTACCCCATGTTCTTCCTGTCCCAGTCAGCAGCCTGCCTATTGGGGCAGAAATGTGTCCCTCTGGCCCCTACCCACCTCCTTTTGTGACCTCACCACCACAACTCTCGGTAATGGCCCCGCCCAGTTTACACCACCACCCAATGGCGATGACATTCCACGCCATGCCCCGTCCAGCCATGTTCCCTTCCATGCTGCAGCCACACCCACATCCCACTGTCATCCCTCTACAGCCCATGTTTTGA